A window of the Butyricimonas virosa genome harbors these coding sequences:
- a CDS encoding thioredoxin family protein, which translates to MKRIILMLLCCLSLTLLRAQEGVRFESLTFKEALEKAKKENRWIFLDAYTSWCGPCKLMAEQVFTRAKAGEFFNSRFVNVKYDMEKGEGPELAKKLGIGAYPTFVLIRPDGVVHDKLVGGADVDGIIQRVEHSMKQTETVGTLAVRYDQGERDKEFLLKYLRALSDASEVRRLREVAGILSGQLTDIEKIDSACWILFDNNDLAPFNSANYRFLLEHRKQFSQRVGLEKVDRRLGMLYAGVLSSIVWGRDTKTTLADVQEIGKVIRTLKTDDKKRLLAYVNLANAYKEKNTGELLKLVKKVFPVFSDADVMLMVMPVSVYFRTQENKAALKEFIQVGRGIIPNLKIQENINYVTYYFDELEKQM; encoded by the coding sequence ATGAAAAGAATAATTTTAATGTTGTTGTGTTGTTTGTCCCTCACCTTACTGCGGGCGCAAGAGGGGGTAAGATTCGAATCGCTTACTTTCAAGGAGGCCTTGGAGAAAGCGAAAAAAGAAAATCGGTGGATTTTCTTGGATGCTTACACTTCTTGGTGTGGTCCCTGTAAGTTGATGGCAGAACAAGTTTTTACGCGAGCGAAAGCGGGGGAGTTTTTTAACTCCCGCTTCGTGAACGTGAAATATGACATGGAGAAGGGGGAAGGGCCGGAACTGGCTAAAAAGCTTGGTATCGGGGCGTACCCGACATTCGTGTTGATTCGGCCGGATGGCGTGGTCCATGATAAGTTGGTTGGAGGAGCGGATGTTGATGGAATTATTCAACGGGTGGAACATTCCATGAAACAGACGGAGACCGTGGGGACATTAGCTGTCCGTTATGATCAAGGCGAGCGGGATAAGGAATTTTTGTTGAAATATTTACGGGCCTTGTCGGATGCGAGTGAGGTCCGCCGATTGAGAGAGGTTGCCGGAATTTTATCCGGGCAGTTGACGGATATTGAGAAGATTGATTCTGCGTGTTGGATTTTGTTTGATAATAATGATTTGGCTCCGTTTAACTCTGCAAACTATCGTTTTTTACTGGAACACAGGAAGCAATTTAGTCAACGGGTGGGACTGGAAAAGGTGGACCGACGTTTAGGGATGCTCTATGCGGGTGTTTTGTCATCCATTGTTTGGGGACGTGACACGAAAACGACACTTGCTGATGTACAGGAGATCGGGAAAGTGATCCGGACGTTGAAAACGGATGATAAAAAACGATTGTTGGCGTACGTGAACTTAGCCAACGCTTACAAGGAAAAGAATACCGGAGAATTATTGAAGCTCGTTAAGAAGGTATTTCCCGTTTTCTCTGATGCTGACGTGATGCTGATGGTGATGCCCGTATCGGTTTATTTCCGTACCCAAGAGAATAAAGCGGCATTGAAAGAGTTTATTCAGGTGGGGAGGGGAATTATTCCCAATTTGAAAATACAGGAAAATATAAACTACGTGACCTATTATTTTGACGAACTGGAAAAGCAGATGTAG
- a CDS encoding RNA polymerase sigma factor gives MNLNEDQSYVWGLRRRDTRIYEIVFKKYYQPLVVFVVRHVGDEDVAKDIVQDIFFKLFESSRSLPDNFQLKSWFYKVARNAAVDYLRHLQVEDKYKFLMAEAMINVPDMDEEIDEQVYDKVNLAIESLPEQCRLIIKLNVLEGKKYQEIAEELGITINTIRTQVSRGYKKLREILAEEMDTSILIYMFLKNK, from the coding sequence GTGAATTTAAATGAGGATCAGTCGTATGTTTGGGGATTACGGAGGCGAGATACCCGAATTTATGAGATCGTATTTAAAAAGTACTATCAACCACTTGTCGTGTTTGTTGTGCGTCATGTTGGGGATGAGGATGTTGCGAAAGATATTGTACAAGATATTTTCTTTAAATTATTTGAAAGCAGTCGTTCTCTACCCGATAATTTCCAGCTAAAATCATGGTTTTATAAGGTTGCCCGTAATGCAGCAGTGGATTATCTTCGTCATTTGCAAGTGGAGGATAAGTATAAGTTTTTGATGGCGGAAGCCATGATCAATGTTCCTGATATGGATGAAGAGATTGATGAACAAGTGTATGATAAAGTGAATCTAGCTATAGAAAGTCTACCGGAACAATGCAGGTTGATTATTAAATTGAACGTGCTGGAAGGGAAAAAGTATCAGGAGATTGCAGAAGAATTAGGAATCACGATAAACACGATTCGTACACAGGTGTCTAGGGGGTATAAAAAATTGCGAGAAATTCTTGCAGAAGAGATGGATACCTCTATTCTGATTTATATGTTTCTGAAAAACAAATAG